A region of Deltaproteobacteria bacterium DNA encodes the following proteins:
- a CDS encoding DUF188 domain-containing protein, with the protein YRVPRGELYTEETIHDRLSMRNLMDELRGGGEILGGPSSFNRKNSQAFADSLDRFLRKHTP; encoded by the coding sequence TATAGAGTTCCCCGTGGGGAACTCTATACGGAAGAGACGATTCATGATCGCCTGTCCATGCGCAACCTGATGGATGAATTGCGAGGAGGCGGCGAAATTTTAGGTGGACCTTCATCCTTCAACCGGAAAAACAGCCAGGCCTTTGCCGATTCACTCGATCGTTTTTTAAGGAAGCACACCCCATAG